One genomic segment of Photobacterium sp. DA100 includes these proteins:
- the rimP gene encoding ribosome maturation factor RimP: MTALEMQLTELLEAPVTATGYELVGLEFIRAGEHSTLRVFIDHENGITVEDCAEVSRQISAVMDVEDPITVAYNLEVSSPGLERPLFKAAHYQQFIGHEVSLVLKMAMGNRRKWKGDIVAVDGELVTLNVDGNEETFALSNISKANLVPKF; this comes from the coding sequence TTGACAGCTTTAGAGATGCAATTGACCGAACTGCTTGAGGCGCCGGTAACGGCCACAGGCTATGAACTTGTCGGTCTGGAATTTATCCGTGCAGGCGAACACTCAACACTGCGTGTATTTATCGATCACGAAAACGGGATCACCGTTGAAGATTGTGCCGAAGTTAGCCGCCAGATCAGCGCGGTGATGGATGTTGAAGATCCAATCACTGTTGCCTATAACCTGGAGGTCTCTTCCCCTGGTCTAGAAAGGCCGCTATTTAAAGCCGCACATTACCAACAGTTTATTGGCCACGAGGTCAGCCTGGTGTTGAAAATGGCGATGGGCAACCGTCGTAAGTGGAAAGGTGATATCGTTGCCGTTGACGGCGAGCTTGTCACATTAAATGTTGATGGCAATGAAGAAACATTTGCACTGAGCAATATTTCCAAGGCCAACCTGGTTCCAAAATTCTAA
- the nusA gene encoding transcription termination factor NusA gives MNKEILAVVEAVSNEKAVPRERIFEALEIALATATKKKYEAEIDVRVAIDRKTGEFETFRRWKAVEEVTQPTLEITLEAAQYDDETINLDDYVEEQIESVTFDRITTQTAKQVIVQKVREAERAQIVEQFIDNEGELITGVVKKVNRDAVIIDLGNNAEAVIQRDDQLPRENFRPGDRVRGLLYKVAPEARGFQLFMTRSKPEMLSELFRIEVPEIGEEMIELMGAARDPGSRAKIAVKTNDKRIDPVGACVGMRGARVQAVSGELGGERIDIVLWDENPAQYVINAMAPAEVSSIIVDEDNHTMDIAVEKDNLAQAIGRSGQNVRLASQLTGWELNVMTVEDLQKKHQEEAQESIEVFTKHLDIDEDFATVLVEEGFTTLEEIAYVPVAELMAVEGLDEDTVEELRNRAKEALTTLALAQEESFDGVEPAEDLLGLEGLERELAFKLAAKGVATLEDLADQGTDDLTDIDGIDEARAGELIMAARNICWFSDEA, from the coding sequence ATGAACAAAGAAATCTTGGCTGTCGTTGAAGCGGTATCCAACGAAAAAGCTGTACCTCGTGAGCGCATCTTTGAAGCACTTGAGATCGCACTGGCAACAGCAACGAAGAAAAAATACGAAGCGGAAATCGACGTACGCGTAGCGATCGACCGCAAGACCGGTGAGTTCGAAACTTTCCGTCGCTGGAAAGCGGTTGAGGAAGTGACTCAGCCGACTCTGGAGATCACTCTGGAAGCAGCGCAGTACGACGACGAAACGATCAACCTTGATGATTACGTCGAAGAGCAGATCGAGTCGGTAACGTTTGACCGTATCACGACTCAAACGGCCAAGCAGGTTATCGTTCAGAAAGTTCGTGAAGCTGAGCGTGCACAAATCGTTGAGCAATTTATTGACAACGAAGGTGAGCTAATCACCGGTGTAGTAAAGAAAGTTAACCGCGATGCTGTTATCATTGACCTTGGTAACAATGCAGAAGCTGTTATCCAGCGTGACGACCAGTTGCCACGTGAAAACTTCCGCCCGGGTGACCGTGTTCGTGGCCTTCTGTACAAAGTAGCGCCAGAAGCACGTGGTTTCCAATTGTTCATGACTCGCTCTAAGCCTGAAATGCTGTCAGAGCTATTCCGCATCGAAGTGCCGGAAATCGGCGAAGAGATGATTGAACTGATGGGTGCAGCCCGTGATCCAGGCTCTCGTGCCAAGATCGCCGTTAAGACTAACGACAAACGCATTGACCCTGTGGGTGCATGTGTAGGTATGCGTGGTGCACGTGTACAAGCCGTATCTGGCGAGCTAGGTGGCGAGCGTATCGATATCGTACTGTGGGACGAGAACCCAGCCCAGTACGTGATCAACGCGATGGCTCCGGCAGAAGTTAGCTCTATCATCGTTGATGAAGACAACCACACGATGGACATTGCTGTTGAGAAGGACAACCTTGCTCAGGCAATCGGCCGTAGTGGTCAGAACGTTCGCCTAGCGTCTCAGCTGACTGGCTGGGAACTGAACGTAATGACGGTTGAAGATCTTCAGAAGAAACACCAGGAAGAAGCCCAAGAGTCTATTGAAGTGTTCACTAAGCACCTTGATATCGACGAAGACTTCGCCACTGTACTGGTTGAAGAAGGCTTCACCACGCTAGAAGAGATCGCCTACGTACCAGTAGCCGAACTGATGGCGGTAGAAGGTCTGGACGAAGACACCGTTGAAGAGCTGCGTAACCGTGCGAAAGAAGCGCTTACCACGCTAGCCCTTGCTCAGGAAGAATCTTTTGACGGTGTTGAGCCGGCAGAAGACCTACTGGGTCTGGAAGGCTTGGAGCGTGAGCTTGCATTCAAACTGGCCGCGAAAGGCGTTGCGACGCTAGAAGATCTTGCTGATCAGGGTACTGACGATCTAACAGATATCGACGGTATCGATGAAGCAAGAGCGGGCGAGCTGATCATGGCTGCTCGTAACATTTGCTGGTTCAGTGACGAAGCATAA
- the truB gene encoding tRNA pseudouridine(55) synthase TruB, whose amino-acid sequence MARRRKGRPIDGVILVDKPTGISSNDTLQKVKRIFFAQKAGHTGALDPLATGMLPICFGEATKFSQFLLDSDKRYRVIAKLGERTDTSDSDGEVVQTREVKVDRGQLERCIAKFRGTTDQIPSMYSALKYQGRKLYEYAREGIEVPRESRKITVYSVELLRFSNNEVEMELHVSKGTYIRTIVDDLGEMLGCGAHVTYLRRTGVSNYPVERMVTIEQLEALLDQAKGQDIAPSELLDPLLLPMDTAVQDLPEVNIIPQIAIYVRNGNPVNAGRVPAEGTQVRITVGEEREFIGVGVIDREGMLAPKRVVVNEQTAQ is encoded by the coding sequence ATGGCACGTCGTCGTAAGGGCCGTCCTATTGATGGTGTTATCTTGGTGGATAAGCCGACCGGGATCAGCTCGAATGATACGCTGCAGAAAGTAAAGCGTATCTTCTTTGCCCAGAAAGCCGGCCATACCGGTGCCTTGGATCCTTTAGCGACGGGCATGCTGCCGATTTGCTTTGGTGAAGCGACCAAGTTCTCCCAGTTCCTGCTGGATTCGGACAAGCGCTACCGAGTGATAGCCAAGCTGGGCGAGCGTACCGATACCTCGGACTCCGACGGTGAAGTGGTACAGACCCGCGAAGTGAAAGTCGATCGTGGCCAGCTGGAGCGTTGTATTGCCAAGTTCCGCGGTACCACCGACCAGATCCCGTCGATGTACTCGGCACTGAAATACCAGGGCCGTAAGCTGTACGAATATGCCCGCGAGGGGATTGAAGTGCCGCGTGAATCGCGCAAGATCACGGTGTACTCGGTTGAGCTGCTGCGCTTTAGCAATAATGAAGTGGAAATGGAGCTGCATGTGTCGAAAGGCACCTACATCCGGACTATCGTTGATGATCTGGGCGAGATGCTAGGTTGCGGCGCCCACGTCACTTACCTACGCCGTACCGGGGTATCCAACTACCCGGTTGAGCGCATGGTGACGATTGAGCAACTGGAAGCGCTGCTGGATCAAGCCAAGGGCCAGGATATTGCCCCGTCGGAACTGCTTGATCCGTTGCTGCTGCCAATGGATACCGCCGTACAGGATCTGCCGGAAGTGAATATCATCCCGCAGATCGCCATCTATGTACGCAATGGTAACCCGGTCAACGCCGGCCGTGTTCCTGCCGAAGGGACCCAGGTACGCATTACCGTCGGCGAAGAGCGTGAGTTCATCGGTGTCGGTGTTATCGACCGCGAAGGCATGCTAGCGCCAAAGCGTGTGGTAGTTAACGAGCAAACAGCTCAGTAA
- the rbfA gene encoding 30S ribosome-binding factor RbfA translates to MSKEFSRTQRVAQQLQKELAVILQREIKDSRIGMATISSVDVSRDMGYAKVYVTFLTVGEQTPEGSLEALREMAPYIRSLLGKQIRLRVTPELNFIFDKSLTEGMRISNLVSQAVRDDEERRGDEPQAEDEE, encoded by the coding sequence ATGTCTAAAGAATTTAGCCGCACCCAGCGTGTTGCTCAGCAGCTGCAAAAAGAGCTAGCTGTGATCCTGCAGCGTGAGATCAAAGACTCGCGTATTGGCATGGCCACCATTTCAAGTGTCGATGTTTCCCGCGATATGGGTTACGCCAAAGTCTATGTCACCTTCCTGACCGTAGGCGAGCAGACCCCGGAAGGCAGCCTGGAAGCACTGCGCGAGATGGCACCGTACATCCGCTCGCTGTTGGGTAAGCAGATCCGTCTGCGCGTGACACCTGAGCTAAACTTCATCTTTGACAAGTCACTAACTGAAGGTATGCGTATCTCCAACCTAGTGTCTCAAGCTGTCCGTGATGATGAAGAGCGCCGTGGCGATGAGCCGCAGGCAGAAGACGAGGAGTAA
- the secG gene encoding preprotein translocase subunit SecG has product MYEILLVIYLLAALGVIGLVLVQQGKGADMGASFGAGASGTLFGASGSGNFLTRMTAIFATIFFVISLVLGNMSTKKAHETSGWENLSAPATEQVVEPTQNAPVNSDIPE; this is encoded by the coding sequence ATGTACGAAATTCTACTTGTGATTTATCTGTTGGCTGCGCTTGGTGTTATTGGCCTAGTTTTGGTTCAACAAGGTAAAGGCGCAGATATGGGAGCTTCATTTGGGGCTGGCGCATCAGGTACCCTGTTCGGCGCGAGCGGCTCTGGAAACTTTTTGACCCGAATGACCGCGATTTTCGCGACCATCTTTTTCGTCATCAGCCTAGTGCTTGGCAACATGAGTACCAAGAAGGCGCACGAAACCAGTGGTTGGGAAAACCTAAGCGCTCCAGCGACTGAGCAAGTTGTTGAGCCAACTCAGAATGCACCGGTAAATAGTGACATTCCTGAGTAA
- the infB gene encoding translation initiation factor IF-2 has protein sequence MSEVTVKALAEEIGTQIDRLLQQFADAGISKKAEDSVSQQEKQSLLAHLKKEHGGDSTSGEAPTRLTLQRKTRSTLSVSGSGGKNKSVQVEVRKKRTYVKRSALEEEQRAAEEAKRQAEEAAQREAEQAAQRAAEEAAKREAEELAKREAEEAAKRAAEEKRLAEEQAKQNAEQNAKRDAEDKLKREAEDKRLAEDKAKRAAADDQAKKEAEALQRRREEEAKRKAEEESQRQLEEARKMAEMNEKNWSKADQEKGNMDKTDYHTTTSSYARAAEDEQDRKEEGGRRRKKKKAGAKQDDRNANARGGRNQRGRGKPQMAKPTSMQHGFDKTATVAKQDVVIGETIVVSELANKMSVKGVEVIKVMMKMGAMATINQVIDQETAALVAEEMGHKVILRKENELEEAVLSDRDENLAVVPRAPVVTIMGHVDHGKTSTLDYIRKAHVAAGEAGGITQHIGAYHVETENGMITFLDTPGHAAFTAMRARGAQATDIVVLVVAADDGVMPQTIEAIQHAKAAGVPLIVAVNKIDKEDANPDNVKNELAQYDVIPEEWGGENIFVHISAKQGTNIDGLLESILLQAEVLELTAVAEGMAKGVVVESRLDKGRGPVATVLVQEGTLRKGDIVLCGLEHGRVRAMRDELGKEIESAGPSIPVEILGLSGVPSSGDEATVVRDERKAREVALYRQGKFRDVKLARQQKAKLENMFSNMAAGEVAELNVVLKADVQGSVEAIADSLRKLSTDEVKVNIVGSGVGGITETDAVLAAASNAIILGFNVRADASARRTIETENLDLRYYSIIYQLIDEVKAAMGGMLSPEFKQEIIGLAEVRDVFKSPKIGAIAGCMVTEGIIKRNNPIRVLRDNVVIYEGELESLRRFKDDVQEVKNGYECGIGVKNYNDVRVGDQIEVYEIIEVQRTLD, from the coding sequence ATGTCAGAGGTTACAGTTAAAGCACTTGCCGAGGAAATCGGCACGCAGATTGACCGTTTGCTTCAACAGTTTGCCGATGCTGGTATCAGCAAGAAAGCTGAAGATAGCGTAAGCCAACAAGAAAAACAGAGTCTATTGGCCCACCTGAAGAAAGAACACGGTGGCGATAGTACATCTGGCGAGGCTCCTACACGCCTTACTTTGCAACGTAAGACCCGAAGCACGCTGAGTGTTTCGGGCTCGGGTGGCAAAAATAAAAGTGTTCAGGTAGAAGTGCGCAAAAAGCGCACCTACGTAAAGCGTTCTGCGCTTGAAGAAGAACAGCGTGCCGCGGAAGAAGCAAAACGCCAGGCTGAAGAAGCAGCCCAGCGTGAAGCGGAACAAGCCGCTCAGCGAGCAGCCGAAGAAGCTGCCAAGCGTGAAGCAGAAGAGCTGGCAAAACGCGAGGCGGAAGAAGCTGCTAAGCGTGCTGCTGAAGAAAAGCGCTTAGCTGAAGAACAAGCTAAGCAAAATGCAGAACAGAATGCGAAGCGCGATGCAGAGGACAAGCTGAAGCGTGAAGCAGAGGACAAGCGTTTGGCTGAAGATAAAGCGAAACGCGCCGCCGCTGACGACCAGGCTAAGAAAGAAGCTGAGGCGCTACAACGTCGCCGGGAAGAGGAAGCCAAGCGTAAAGCCGAAGAAGAGAGTCAGCGTCAGCTAGAAGAGGCACGCAAAATGGCAGAAATGAATGAAAAGAACTGGTCAAAAGCTGACCAGGAAAAAGGTAATATGGATAAAACAGACTACCATACTACGACGTCTAGCTACGCTCGCGCAGCGGAAGACGAACAAGACCGTAAAGAAGAAGGCGGTCGCCGTCGCAAGAAGAAGAAAGCGGGTGCTAAGCAAGACGACCGTAATGCAAATGCTCGCGGTGGTCGCAATCAGCGTGGCCGCGGCAAGCCGCAGATGGCTAAGCCTACGTCAATGCAGCACGGCTTCGACAAAACAGCAACCGTTGCTAAGCAAGACGTAGTGATCGGCGAGACTATCGTTGTGTCTGAACTTGCTAACAAGATGTCGGTAAAAGGCGTTGAAGTTATCAAGGTGATGATGAAGATGGGTGCAATGGCAACCATCAACCAGGTTATCGACCAGGAAACTGCTGCGCTAGTAGCAGAAGAAATGGGTCACAAAGTTATCCTGCGTAAAGAAAACGAGCTGGAAGAAGCGGTACTGTCTGACCGCGATGAGAACCTAGCTGTTGTTCCTCGTGCGCCGGTTGTAACCATCATGGGTCACGTTGACCACGGTAAGACTTCTACCCTTGACTACATCCGTAAAGCACACGTTGCAGCGGGCGAAGCAGGTGGTATTACCCAGCACATCGGTGCATACCACGTTGAAACTGAAAACGGTATGATCACCTTCCTTGATACTCCGGGACACGCCGCGTTTACCGCAATGCGTGCTCGTGGTGCTCAGGCGACAGATATCGTTGTTCTTGTTGTTGCAGCGGACGATGGCGTGATGCCACAGACAATCGAAGCGATCCAGCACGCGAAAGCGGCAGGCGTGCCTCTGATTGTTGCTGTGAACAAGATCGATAAAGAAGATGCTAACCCAGACAATGTTAAGAACGAGCTAGCTCAGTACGACGTTATTCCTGAAGAGTGGGGCGGTGAGAACATCTTCGTTCACATCTCTGCGAAACAGGGTACTAACATCGACGGTCTTCTTGAGTCTATCCTGCTTCAGGCTGAAGTTCTTGAGCTGACAGCCGTTGCAGAAGGCATGGCGAAAGGTGTGGTTGTTGAATCTCGCCTAGACAAGGGCCGCGGTCCTGTTGCGACAGTCCTAGTTCAGGAAGGTACGCTGCGCAAGGGCGACATCGTTCTTTGTGGCCTTGAGCACGGCCGTGTTCGTGCTATGCGCGACGAGCTTGGTAAAGAAATCGAGTCTGCTGGTCCTTCTATCCCAGTTGAGATCCTAGGTCTTTCTGGTGTGCCTTCTTCAGGTGATGAAGCGACAGTTGTTCGTGACGAGCGTAAAGCCCGTGAAGTTGCGCTTTACCGTCAAGGTAAATTCCGTGATGTTAAACTGGCTCGCCAGCAGAAAGCGAAACTGGAAAACATGTTCTCTAACATGGCTGCCGGTGAAGTTGCTGAGCTTAACGTAGTACTGAAAGCTGACGTACAGGGTTCTGTAGAAGCGATTGCTGACTCACTACGTAAGCTATCGACTGACGAAGTTAAAGTGAACATCGTTGGTTCTGGTGTGGGTGGTATCACCGAAACTGACGCCGTACTGGCTGCTGCGTCTAACGCTATCATCCTTGGCTTCAACGTTCGTGCTGATGCATCTGCGCGCCGTACTATCGAGACCGAGAACCTTGACCTGCGTTACTACTCAATCATCTACCAGCTGATTGATGAAGTGAAAGCAGCGATGGGCGGTATGCTGTCTCCTGAATTCAAGCAGGAGATCATTGGTCTGGCTGAAGTACGTGATGTGTTCAAGTCGCCTAAGATCGGTGCTATCGCAGGTTGTATGGTTACTGAAGGTATCATCAAGCGTAACAACCCAATCCGCGTACTGCGCGACAACGTGGTTATCTACGAAGGTGAGCTAGAGTCACTACGCCGCTTCAAAGACGACGTTCAAGAAGTTAAGAACGGCTACGAGTGTGGTATCGGCGTTAAGAACTACAACGATGTTCGCGTCGGTGACCAGATCGAAGTTTACGAAATCATCGAAGTTCAGCGTACCCTTGACTAA